In Setaria italica strain Yugu1 chromosome I, Setaria_italica_v2.0, whole genome shotgun sequence, the genomic window ttcgttccaaattataatccctctgttccaaattataagtcatttcaactttcttggagagtcaaatcattttatgtttgatcaaaattatagagaaaatcacaaaagtttatggcaccgaatagatatactatgaaaatatatttaatgaagaaactaatggtacctatttgatatcatgaatattaacactttattgtataaatttagtcaaacttgagatactttgactctccaacaaagttggaatgacttataatttggaacaaagGGAGTACTTACTTTTGGACAACTGTAACTCGTGATCAACTTTTTGTTGCAAGCGCAGGATCCTGGTGCCAAGAGTCATGGAGTTCTGCCTATCATTGGCCCACAAAAAGTTGGAAAGAGCACTCTGGTGGAGCATGTTTCCATTGATCAAAGGGTGCGTAGTTACCTCTCACAAATTATGTTCATTAGTGGAGATGATCTAAGAGGTGAACTCATGATGACACTTGGAGATCGTCGCATCATCAAGTACGGCAACAAAGACTTGATTAGAGGAAGGGTGTTGATCATCATTAAACTGGATGTGGATATAAATGAGGATTTGTGGAAAAGGTTGCTCTCAGCTTCAAGAAGTCTTGCACctcagttcaaaaaaaaaaaaaaaaaaaaaaaagaggtctTGTACCTGGCAGTAAATTCATTATCACAGATAGATCCAAAAAGATTATTAGATTCGGGACCACACTACCACTCAGATAACAGTTCTTTACTCCAGAGTCCAGAAGCCTTCTGGTACTTCTTCAAGGTGCGTATGTTCGGATGCATGGACGTGGTCGAGCACCCAAAACTGGCATCTGTAGCTATGGACATGGCCATGGAGTTGAATGGGTACTTGATGTGTTTTAATTTCATctctgaaattctgaaatcaaACATTGACGCTCATTTCTGGAGCCTGACTCTTGCGATCTGCAGACACTTCAAGCAGAAGAATCCATTTGTGTGTGATCCACCAAATCAGATTGATCCTTGGGCACTGACCAGACCAATACTTAGCCCAACAACAAACAGAATATCTCCTGGGAACATTTTAATAATTGACATGTATCAGACTGCCTCTGCTCAAAGTGGAGCTCATTTCCTTGAAGCATCCACTCGGAGTGATAGCACAGCTCCAAAAATGACCGTGAAAGATCTGATGTTTGGCATGCTAAACCTCAGCTTGCTGCTTTTGCATGGAAATCTCACATTCGACCTGTTTAAATGTGAGCTAAAGGATGCCACAGAGAGTAGCATTTAGGAAGAAGAGAAATTAGAAGGTCTCCTACTGATGGTATGGTTTTTTGCTGAATCTGGTGCAATCATGCAAATTGTCACCTTTAAGAGCCATTTATGGGTATTGTTGATTTCTCACATCTAAATTAAAGTTAAAACCTAAGGATATTGTTCAGCTAGTAATATAATAAACAAATGATCCCCTGCTCTTCTCTTGTGTAATAACATAGCAAGAATCTAGCCCGGCCAGCTGAAACGTTGTAATCTACTCCCGGGCTAGattcttttctttcattttattAAAATTAGAGGAATCCAAATTATCTCTCTTATTCAATGTTTATCTACTTCTGATCAGTGACAAGTGTATGCTTGTGACATTTATCTAAGCATATCAGCTGAACCCGGCCTGGATCCTTCCAGGTACCTTTGCACAGTTTCTAAGCTTTTCAAAACTGTCTTCTAAATACTGCATCAACTCTACACAGCGCAGTATCTTTCAACTCTAGATATATCCGATTGAGACGAAAAACTTATAATTTACAATTCTACCACAAAGAGACGAGTCATCATTAATCATTTATATAATGCCAACATTCCAATTTCAAACACGTCAgacagattttttttagaaaaaatagttTAAATTCAGCCTTGAGCATCGTCGATTGTTACATCCTTATTACAACCATCATCTAAGAATGATAAGACAGGTAAATCCGCTTTAGAAGATGTATTCCAACTTAGTACAGATTAAATTGAAAAACTTAGAAAAATCACAGCTAGAGCCGATCCTGATGACACTATAATATAGCTACCACCGCGTAGTTTAGATGTCGTTATCTAGTCCTGTTCCTGTCTCTATTGTCTTAATCAGCGCGAGTCTATGAGATAGAGAGAGATATATTGCCGTATTGGTTTGTCCACTCCAGTACTCCAACTTTGATTGCTTGATGCTTCTTCCTCTTGCGTGCATTCTGTTAGCCGCCAAAGCAAGGGCCTTCGGTGCAGCTTACTTCGTCAACGCCGACCTCATCCGTCTCCGAAGCACACCGCTACCATCTCGCAGTCCCCAGGTGCGTTTGCGACTCCGGATGCTCTTTTTCGAGTCTGAAAATCACGTATGCTTGTTGAAAATGGATTTGCTTCCTTTTCACTTAGATAAAGTGTGGAACATGAACTCAAAGTGCGATGCATCTATGGCTTGGTAGTAAGGATACAAAATGTTCTAGTCGAAAGTACAAAATACAGTATAAAGTTGTTAAAATTTAAGGACTTAATCGTTTAATCCTCTACGATCTCCTTAGGAAGGGAATTACTGAAAAGGCTTAACGATGAGTCGAAGATCAGCAATTTTGAGTGCAAATGTGCAATAAGAGTCCTGGTGTCTGTTTTACTGCCGTGCGGCTAACGGGCATTCAAGGAATTGTTAGCTAAACTGCCAAGACGAAAGCTTAGGTTGCTGTATTTTTTGCCTGTTGGTGCAGGGCGTAGAAATCTTGGTTGGGGTCAGGTCACCTTCAGCTCCTAATTAAAAGCAGGGTTCACAATTTCGGCAAAATTTCACCAGTAACTTGCCGATCGACGATTTCTCTAAAAGCATGGTTGCCCCGCGGCCACCTACGACGTCCACTATCAACAGCAGCTGCACCAGCTCAGCGACCTCCTACGTAACCTACCTCACGCCAACAACGTCTGCCACTCAAGCCTATGAAACGCCAAGCAGAGCTCTCCTCGAGGAGCACACCCGCGTGGCCATGGAGATTTCTTGCGGCATCCGGGTTCCCACCTCTGCCACCATTGACCTGGGCGTGCTCGCCTCGCCCAACCAGGGCCTGGTCTTCAGGGAGCTAATCAAGATAAGCATGACCACATGAGTATTACCACTTTGTGCATGCAGCAGGCCGGCATTGACACACTTTTCAGATCATGGACTGATTTAGCCAACCAGGAGTTCAAGCTGCTGACGAGTATCACCAAAACCAGTGTTGCGCCGCACCCGGATAATCTCTTCGTGTTACTTAGCATGTTGAATCCACTCACTGACCTGTTCAGCCTCGCCAAGGAGAAGTTTCTGCCTGTCATGAAGGTGCTGTCTTTAGAGGATCATGCTGATACCTTAGCCACAGGGTTTGACCGTGCACTGCTGGCGCTGGGAAGCACAGTAAAGAGCACAATTGAGATGGTCCAAGCATGGATCTCTGGCGAGTAAAATGCACCAGCGGTACATAAATTTCATAACCGGTGTCATCCAGATCCCCGAACTCCCAAAATGCACATTGGAGTTCCTGAATCCAGATCCCCGAACTCCCAAAATGCACATTGGAGTTCCTGAACTTACTAATCGATTCGCCGTACATGTAGATTATAGAGATTTGGACTTCAGATGAATCGATTAGCAAGTTTAGGGACTCAAACGTGCATTTTGATAGCTCGGGGACCTAGGTGACACATGCTACCACTGAGATTTTGATAGCTTGTGTACCGCAGGTGCATTTTACTCATCTCTGGCTATGCTACCACTGAGATCCACCACAGTGGCGGTGTCCACGAGATAACGAGATACGTCATGATGTACATCAAGTTGCTATCCGAGCATAGTGCCCTGCTGACCATCGTCCTCAACGTCACTCATGGCACAGGGGACATCGCATCTACAACGGAGGCCCCTGAACGCATTATGGCCGATCTCATGTCTCGTCTGGAAAGTACACTTGAGAAGCAATCATACTACCACATTACTGCGATGAGATGGTTATTCTTagtaaacaacatgcatttcaTAATACAGCAACCGGAGACCTTGGATGTGCTTGAAGATGACAGTTGGGTGCCTAGGGACAGTATAGAGTTTTACATCTACATGTACCTTGATGTTTCATGGACGCCCGTCCAATTTTGCTTGCAGTACAGAATCAAGATGATCCCAGCATGCTTCAAACCACCTGCAACAAGAAGATTCAACACCTTGTTTGAGAAAACTTACCGGGCTCAGAGCTCCTGGAAAGTTGAAGATCCCCTGCTTCGGAAGCACATGCGACAGGCGGTAATAGGAAAGCTCATCCCCGCCTACCGTTCATTCCTGGAGAAGCAGGAAAACAAACCTGCACAGCTTATTGAGCATACACCTGAAGAACTTGAGGAAACGCTGTCCGAACTATTTGAAGGATGATGAGTGAGCTGACAATAGCAAGAAGTGGACAGGTGCCAAATGTTTGTCTAATTATGATATTGTCGAATTGGTTATGTTGGTATGTAAATCTAGCTACTTGCATTGATGCAGCATCCAGGGGACTCTTCCTACCGTGCAATTAAACAAACTAGATCTTTTCTTTTGCCCTCGAACATGTAAGAGCTGCATGTTATTATAGTAAGAAAGAAGAATTGACCAAACACAAGCCAAAAGCGATGGCAGAAAAGACAGATAACGACAGCGCTCCCTCCACCTTGACCTCATGGCCTGGTCCATGATCACCTGGAGAACTGCTCCTTTTTGGGGCTCTCGCCATCAAAGACTCAACGGTTTTGCTGCTTCCACACCGTATGGGCCACAAGATGACGAAGGATTCACCACCAGACCTGAAAGGATTAGTCCTCCAGCCCCAGGGTCACTACCTGAAAACCTAGCAACTGCACGCCAGTGCACCGAATCAGACATTCATGGTGAGTGAGCAATTAGTGAGGATGTGCCCACAATCTGGGCGTGTCTGCAGTCAGCAGAACTGAAAACCGATAGACTAAAAACATATATTATCCTTTAAGAGAATGTGTTTCCGGTATGAACCAGGTTAGGCCCATCGACTCTATACATAAACAAATGAGTCAAGCAGATGCAATCGAGAAAGCGACACAAATAAACAACGCTAGAAGCTTAGAGGTCATTCGAGGCTTGAAGCAACGTTGTACACTTCCGCTTGTGCAACTCATGGAAAATATCGCAGTTACTGGTTACTGCTAATGGCAAAGGCCTTATTCTTTTCTTAAACAAAACAAGCACTTTTTCTTGATCTTTAAGTTAATTTATTATACTTGCCGAACCACcactcactaccggaaacagtaaattcgccgagtgcaaaaagtgtgccgagtgcattttctcgggcactcggcaaacagcctctttgccgagtgtacacaatgagacactcggcgaacataaaacactcggcaaaaaggaggtttgccgagtgccaaaaatcaggcactcggcaaacaactccacgacactcggcaaagaagacacactcggcaaatcagtaTCGCGTGCGGCGCACGTGCGTCGTGCACTAACAGCGTGGGACGGCCgttacacctttgccgagtgttagacgtgtgacactcggcaaagtccgcttcgccgagtgccagacgcatacactcggcacacgcaaaagttcgccgagtgtctcagccggacactcggcaaacgcaacactttgccgagtgccacccttgaggcactcggcaaacaaaaaaaaaattccttccaacaccttccacactttttctactccccacgtaggacatttggttatacacattaaaatttggtatattttcgggtctgtttgggatttttaatgctttgtttgcattaataggaattttttgattgaagtcaaattttaactacacgtacttgaaataatggattgaaatcagtgaaaaaatcatattcatattatggagaccaaattgaggtctcaaccagaaaatgaaaagaaattttgaacattgtttttaaaaaacacgaccacgaacctttggttcaatggttgttaaattgtaaaaaaaccaaacgaaatctgaaaatcacaagatttgtcaagatg contains:
- the LOC105914107 gene encoding LOW QUALITY PROTEIN: putative disease resistance protein RGA3 (The sequence of the model RefSeq protein was modified relative to this genomic sequence to represent the inferred CDS: deleted 1 base in 1 codon; substituted 1 base at 1 genomic stop codon), coding for INFLLQAQDPGAKSHGVLPIIGPQKVGKSTLVEHVSIDQRVRSYLSQIMFISGDDLRGELMMTLGDRRIIKYGNKDLIRGRVLIIIKLDVDINEDLWKRLLSASRSLVPGSKFIITDRSKKIIRFGTTLPLRXQFFTQSPEAFWYFFKVRMFGCMDVVEHPKLASVAMDMAMELNGYLMCFNFISEILKSNIDAHFWSLTLAICRHFKQKNPFVCDPPNQIDPWALTRPILSPTTNRISPGNILIIDMYQTASAQSGAHFLEASTRSDSTAPKMTVKDLMFGMLNLSLLLLHGNLTFDLFKCELKDATESSI
- the LOC101785832 gene encoding exocyst complex component EXO70A1 encodes the protein MMYIKLLSEHSALLTIVLNVTHGTGDIASTTEAPERIMADLMSRLESTLEKQSYYHITAMRWLFLVNNMHFIIQQPETLDVLEDDSWVPRDSIEFYIYMYLDVSWTPVQFCLQYRIKMIPACFKPPATRRFNTLFEKTYRAQSSWKVEDPLLRKHMRQAVIGKLIPAYRSFLEKQENKPAQLIEHTPEELEETLSELFEG